In Micromonospora ferruginea, the sequence AGCGAGTCGACGTCGAGGTCGTCGGTGAAGGACTTCCCCTCGGCCACGTCGTCCGGGTTCACCCCGGCAACCTCTTCGAGGATCTCGGCGAGGCCGGCGGTGATCTCGTCACGGGTCATTGCGGTTGGTTCCTCTCATCGGGGGTTTCTCGGTGCCCGGCGACGCCGGCCACCGCACCTGGAGCGCGTACGCGCCCGAGGGGGTCATCAGGGGCAGCGGACGACCTGACCGGCGTAGGTCAGGCCGCCGCCGAAGCCGAACAGCAGCACCGGGGCGCCCGAGGGCACCTCGCGCCGCTCGACCAGCTTGGACAGGGCCAGCGGGATGCTCGCCGCCGACGTGTTGCCGGACTCGACGATGTCCTTGGCGATGATCGCGTCCGGGATGTTCAGCCGCTTGGCGATGCCGTCGATGATCCGGCCGTTGGCCTGGTGCGGCACGAACGCGGCCAGCTCCGACGGCTGCACCCCGGCCCGCTCGCAGGCCTGCAACGCGAGCGGGGCCAGCGAGGTGGTGGCCCAGCGGAACACCGACTGCCCCTCCTGCGCGATGTAGGGCTGCCAGCCCTCGATCCGCACCGCGTCGCTCTTCTCCGGCGCGGACCCCCACACCACCGGCCCGATCCCGGCCGGCTCGTCGTCGGCGGTCGCGGTGACCACCGCCGCGCCGGCGCCGTCGCCGAAGATGATGCAGGTCGACCGGTCGGTCCAGTCGGTGAAGTCGGAGAGCTTCTCCGCGCCGATGACGATCGCGTTGCGCGCCGCGCCGGCCCGGACCGCGTGGTCCACCGTGCCCAGCGCGTACGCGAAGCCGGAGCAGGCGGTGTTGATGTCGTACGCCCCGGGCGCGTTGATGCCCAGCTTGGCCGCGACCCGGCAGGCCACGTTCGGGCTGCGGTCCACGGACGTGCAGGTCGCCACCACGACGAGGTCGATGTCGGCGGCGGTCAGCCCCGAGTTGGCGAGTGCCTTGCCGGCGGCGGCGATGGCCATGTCGGCCACCGTCTCGTCGCCGGCGATCCGCCGGGTGACGATGCCGACCCGGTCGCGGATCCACTCGTCGTTGGTGTCGACCATCTGCGCGAGTTCGTCGTTGGTGACCACGCGGGAGGGCTGGTAGTGCCCCATCGCGGCGATCCGGCTGCCGACCATTTAGTGCGATCCTCCGATGCGGACGAGGGGCTGGCCCGGGGCGACCGGGTCGGCGTGGTGCGCGAGCCACTCGGTGAGCGGCCCGGTGTGGTGCGCGGTCACCTCGACCGGCCCCTGCCGGCCGTCGACGTGGCCGAGGACCTGGCCGGCGTGCAGCGCGGCGCCCTCGGTCAGCTCGGCCACCGGCGTGAAGACGCCGGCGGCGGGGGCGACCACCACCCGGAAGCGGGCCACCGGGGGGTGAGCGGCGGGGCCGCCGTGCCGGGCGGCGAGCCGCCGGGCGGCGGGCAGGTCGTCCGGGGTGTTCAGGGTGACGATCTCCGGCGCGCCCTCGCCCTTGAGCTCCCGCTTGACCAGCCCGGCCAGCGTGCCGGCGGGCGGCAGCTCGATCACGCCGGTGACGCCGAGGTCGGCGAGCGCGCGCATGCACAGGTCCCAGCGGACCGGGGCGGTCACCTGCCGGACCAGGCGCTGGACGGTCTCCCGGCCGTGCCCGACCGGCTCGCCGTCGAGGTTGGACAGCAGGATCCGGGCCGGGTCGGCGACGGTGACACCGGCGGCCACGCCGGCCAGCGCGGCCTCGGCCGGGGCCATGTAGGGGGTGTGGAACGCGCCGGCCACCTGGAGCCGGATGATCCGGGCCCGGGCCGGCGGCTCGGCGGCGAGCTTGTCCAGCCCGGCGAGCGAGCCGGCGGCGACGATCTGGCCGGCGCCGTTGCGGTTGGCCGCGTACAGCCCGTGCGCCTCGAGCGCGGCGAGCACCTCGTCCGGGTCGCCGCCGAGCACGGCGGCCATCCCGGTCGGCTCCAGCGCGCAGGCGGCGGCCATCTCCCGGCCGCGTACGCCGGCGAGCGTCACGGCCGCCTCGGCGGGCAGCACCCCGGCCAGCGCGGCGGCGCCCAGTTCGCCCACGCTGTGCCCGGCGACCAGCGCCACGTCGTGCATCGGCAGGTGCTCGGCGGCCAGCAGCGCGGCGGCGACCAGCAGCGGCTGGGTGCGGGCGGTGTCCTTGATCTCGTCCGCGTCGGCCCGGGTGCCGAGGTGGATCAGGTCGACCCCGGCCAGCGCGGACCACCAACGCAGGCGCGCCTCGACACCGGCGACGTCGAGCCAGGGGTTCAGGAAACCGGGCTTCTGTGAACCCTGTCCGGGCGAGAGTACGGCGAGCACGTGTACGACTCTGACGGATACTCGCGGGTCGCGCTGTAACGCACGGCACGAAACCGCACTAGAAGCTTTAGAGGATTCCTACAAAGATCGGCGGCGGTCGTCGCCGCTCTGGGCGGCTTTCCGACCCGCTGCGCCCGCTGTCTGGTTCGGGACCGGTGCGACGGCCGGTGCCACCGGGTCGAGCCGGCCCACGGTCAGCGCGATCTGGAGCGCGAACGCGTCCCGCGGCGACAGCGGCGAGAAGCCGGTCACCTCGGAGATCCGCTTGAGCCGGTAACGCACCGTGTTCGGGTGCACGAACAGCGCCCGCGCGGCGCTCTCCAGCGTGCCGCCGGCGGCGAAGAACGCGTCGAGCGTCTCCAGCAGCTCGCCTCCGGCGCGGGCCAGCGCCGCGTACACGTCGTGGCGCAACCGGCGGCGGGCCTCGGCGTCGCCGGCCAGGGCCCGCTCGGGCAGCAGCTCCCCGGCGGCGACCGGGCACGGCGCGGTCGGCCAGGCCGGCGCGGCCCGGAAGCCGGCCAGCGCCGCCCGCGCGGACTCGGTCGCCTCGTCGAGGCTGGGCACGGCCGGGCCGACCACCACCGGCCCGTCGCCGAACGCGGTACGCAGCTTCTCGGTCGCCGCCAGCGGGTCGGCCGCCCCGCCGAGCACGATGACCAGCCGGTCGCCGTGCACCCCGCCGATCACCTCGACGCCGATCCGGCGGGCCTGCCGGTAGACCGTGTGCAGCACGGCGGCCACCTCGCCGCCGGGGGAGCGGCCCACCGCCACCGCCACCGGCGGCGCGTCCGACCAGCCCAGCGCGGCGGCCCGGCTGGCCAGCACGTCCGGCGAGTCGCCGCGCAGCAGCGCGTCGACGAGCAGCGCCTGCAACCGGGCGTCCCAGGAGCCGCGGGTCTCGGCGGCCCGGGCGTAGACCCGCGCGGCGGCGAACGCGATCTCCCGGGAGAAGCGCAGCACCGCCTCCCGCAGCGACTGCTCCTCGCCCGGCACGGCCAGCTCCGACACCTGCTCCTCGACGACCTCGATGGTCACCTTGATCAGTGCCACGGTCTGCTGGAGGCTGATCGAGCGGGCGAGCGCCTGCGGCGCGGTGGCGAAGACCTCGTCCGACACCTCCTGGGTGCGGTCGGTCGCGCCGCCGCCCTGCCGCAGCCACTGCACCAGCGACCGCACGCCGGCCTGGGCGACCAGCATCACCCACGAGCGCTGGTCGGCGGGCAGCTCCCGGAACCACAGCAGGCTCTCGTCCATCCGGGCCACGCTGGCGGTGGCCAGGCTGCCCGCGGCCCGCTCGATGCGGCGCAGCGTCGCCGACGTCTCCGTCCCGCCCGGTTCGCTCACCGCCCCAGCCTGACACGCGTTGACCAGCGGATCCACCCGGTGCGCGCGGCCCGGGCCCGGACGGGCGACCTCCACCGGCACGCGCTGACGATCTCGTCGGGCCGGGCCAGTACGGTGTCAGGGCGCGTCGGGGCGTTCCGCCCGACGGGCGACGGCGAGGGTGAGGAGACCGGAATGGCGCACGGGGAGGCCGAGCACGGCTGCGCCCAGGACGAGCCCTGCCGGCCGGGCCACGACCAGCCGCGCCGGACGGGTCTGACCCATCCGGGCGAGCCCGCCGGGTGGTCGCCCGAGCGCGACGACGAGCCCACGGTGCCGCGACAGCGGGTGGTCGAGCCGGCGTGCCCGGGGGTCGAGCCGGCGCCGGCCCGGACCTGCCGCAGCGACCAGGCCGGCTGGGCGGGCGGCCACCGGCACGGCGCGGTGCGCCCGGGCAACCGCACGATCCGCCGGGAACGGCCGCCGCGCCGCTGGTGCTGACCACGCGAGCCCCGTCCGGCGGTTAGCGTGGGTGGGGTGAAGGCGATGGCGATCGACGCGTACGGCCCGGCCGACGGGCTCACCCCGCACGAGTTGCCCACCCCGCCCGTCGGGCCGGACACGGTCCTGGTGCGGGTGCGCGCCGCCGGGGTCAACCCGGTCGACTGGAAGGTCCGCGCCGGCCACCTGGACGGCGCGTTCCCGAGCCACTTCCCGCTGGTCCCGGGATGGGACGCGGCCGGGGTGGTGGAGGCGGTCGGCCCGGCGGTGGCCGGGTTCGCGGTGGGCGACGAGGTGATCGGCTACGTCCGCCGCGACGACGTGCAGCACGGCACGTACGCGGAACTGGTCCCGGCCCCGGAGCGGTGCCTGGCCGACAAGCCGGCGCAGGCGTCCTGGCCGGAGGCGGCCGGGCTGCCGCTGGCCGGCCTGACCGCCTACCAGGCGTTGCAGTTGGCCCGCACCGGCGCCGGCGACACCGTGTTGGTGCACGGCGCGTCTGGCGGGGTGGGGCACCTGGCGGTGCAGGTGGCCCGGGCGCTCGGCGCGGACCGGGTGATCGGCACGGCGAGCGAGGCGAACCACGACTTCGTCCGGTCGCTGGGCGCGGAGCCGGTCGCCTACGGCGACGGTCTGGCGGACCGGGTCCGCGCGGTCGCGCCCGACGGGGTGGACGTGGTGCTGGACCTGTTCGGCGGTGACGCGCTGGACGTCTCCGCCGAGCTGATCGGCCGGCCGGCGCGGCTGCTCTCCACGGCCGATCCCGAGCACGTGACCCGGCTCGGCGGCAGCTACGTCTTCGTCAAGCCGTCGACGGCCGACCTGAGCGTGCTGGCCGGCCTGGTCGACGCCGGCCGGCTCACCGTGCACGTGGCCCGGACGTTCCCGCTGGCGGAGGCGGCCGAGGCGCAGCGGTTGGTGGAGGCGGGGCACGTCCGGGGCAAGGTCGTGCTGACGATCTGAGCGTGGGGCTCAGCGGGTGCGGCGGCGCACCAGGAGCGCGATGCCGGCCAGCCCGACGGTGATCACCAGCACCACGCCGATGTTGAGCAGCAGCAGCCGCTGGAGTTCGGCGAGCGCGGTGTCGAGGTTGCCCACCGGGTCGAGCGCCTCCTCCGGCAGGGCCCGCTCGCCGCCCCCGATGCCGCCGGAGAGCGTGTCGAACTGGGGCGCCAGCGGCACCCCGACGGCGCGCAGCGTCTCGGACATGTTGAGGCGGCCCAGGAACCAGCCGGCCCGGGGGTGGCTCAGGTCGGGCTGCTTGGCCGGCCGGTAGACCCGGGGGCCGCCCTTGGCCAGCGGGAACAGGTCGAACGTGTTCTTCGGCGTGCCGGCGACGAGGACCACCACGGTGTACTTCGGACCGAGGTCCTTGGCGGCGGGACCGCGTAGCTGCCCGGTCGCCCCCAGCCACTTGACCTGGTCGATGATCATGTTGACCTCGGCCGGCCGGGTGTCACCCCGGAGCTGGAGCGGCTGGTCGAGCCGGTCGCCGGTGATGTCCACCCCGGGTGGGGCGAGCTTCGGCGCGGCCGTCGCGGCCGTCGTGCCGGTGAGCGCGAGCGAGCACGCGAGTGCCACCGCCGCCCCGGCCACGACGGTCAACAGCCGTCTCACCTTCCGGATCATCGCCGCCTCCTCGCCCCGTTCGATGGCTGGCTTCCGCTGCGGGTCGCACCGGACCCGCCCACCTGAAAGACTCCGCAGAACGTCGCGTGGTTGCAGTAGGTGGAAGAGTAATTGGAACTATCTGCGAGCTGAGACCGACCAATGGAACGGCCGAAGATCAGCGGCCGGATCTTACCCGGACGGAGGGGTTCATGGGGGGCAGGGTTGCCGGCACGGCACGTGCCTGGTTGGTGGTGCTCGGGGTGGCGGCGGGGGTGTCACTGATGGCGCCGGCCACGCCGGCCGCCGCGCACAACTCGTTGACCGGCAGCGATCCGGAGAACGGCGCCCGGGTGGCCACCGCGCCGAAGCGGATCGAGCTGCGCTTCCTCGCCACCCCGAAGGAGGCCACCACGAAGGTGACGGTCACCGGGCCGGACAACGTGGCCGCCGCGGGCGGCGCGCCGACGTTCGCCGGCAAGCGGGTGAGCGTGCCGTTCACGCCGGGCGCGGCCGGGCTCTACATCGTGACCTACCAGCTCGCGTCCGACGACGGGCACCCGGTGAAGGGCGAGATCCGTTTCACCCTGACCACCGGCACCCCGGCCGAATCCCCGTCGGCGAGCGCGACGCCCACCACCGCCGTGCCCACCCCGACCGCGGCGCCGACCGGCGCCGCGCCGACGTCGGCGAGTGCGACCCCGGTCGCCGCCGCGGACGACGACGGGGGTACGGGTTGGTGGTGGGCACCCGTCGCGGTCCTGGTGCTGGCCGCGCTGGCCGGCGGCCTGATGCTGCGCCGCCGCGCCCGTCGACGCTGACCTGATGCCAACCCGGAGCCCGCCGCGCCGTGCCGCGCCGTGCCGCGCTGCGACCGGGGCGGGCCGTGCCGGGTGAGGCCCCGGCCCACCAGACACCCATCGCGTTCCACCCACCAACGCGTCGGAGCGTCACTGGAGCGCCATGGGTGTCTCAGCTCCACCCAGGCACCCATGGCGTTCCACTCACCGGCCCGCCGGGGCGTGACTGGAGCGCCATGGGTGCCTCAGGCCAGCGAGGGCACCTACTGGGGCACGATGGTCGTCTCAGGCCGTCCAAGCCATGCGCCGGCACCCGTCCGGCTGCCGCTGCGGCACGCCGAGGACCTTGGCGGTCACCGCCACGTCGGTCGCGGCACGCCGAGCATCCCGCCGGCCCTCACGTTCGTCGCGGCCACGCCGGCTCGCCGACCCCTGCCGGCCGCCACATCGCAGGCAGCGGCGCGGCGGCTCGCGGGGTGAGGCTCAGACCAGGCGCACCCGGGCGGCGCGCAGCCGGGTCAGCGTGCGCTCGCGGCCGAGCACCTCGAGGGACTCGAACAGCGGCAGGCCGACGGTGCGTCCGGTGACGGCGACGCGGACCGGCGCCTGTGCCTTGCCCAGCTTCAGCCCGCGCTCCGCGCCGACCGCCTCCAGGGTGGACTTCAGCGACTCGGCGTCCCAGGACTCCAGCGACTCGAACGCGGCGATCGCGGCGTCCAGCAGGTCGGCCGCGCCCTCCTTCATCGCCTTGGCCCAGGCCGCCTCGTCGATCAGCGGGTCGGCCAGGAACAGGAAGTCGACGTTCGGCACGATCTCGCTGAGCACCGCGATCCGGGTCTGCGCCAGCGGGGCCACCGCCGCGAACGCGGCCGGGTCGAGGTCGGCCGGCTGCCACGGCGGCGGGGCGATGGTGTCGGTGCCGGTGAGCCACGGCTGGCACGCCGCGACGAAGTCCTCGACCGGCAGCGCCCGGATGTACTCGCCGTTGAACGCGCGCAGCTTCTTCTCGTCGAAGAAGGCGGGGGAGGGGTTGACCTCGTCGAGCCGGAACTCGTCCTCGATCACCGACCAGGGTACGATCTCCCGGTCGCCCGACGGCGCCCAGCCGAGCAGCATCAGGTAGTTGCGCATCGCGTCGGCGAGGTAGCCCTCGTCCCGGTACGCCTCCAGGGCGACCTTGTCGCGTCGCTTGGACAGCTTCTGCCGCTTCTCGTTGACCACCACGGGCACGTGCGCCCAGATCGGCGGCTTGACCCCGAGCGCGTCCCAGAGCAACTGCTGCTTCGGAGTGTTGGGCAGGTGCTCCTCGGCCCGGATCACGTGGGTGATCCCCATGGTCATGTCGTCGACCACGTTGGCCAGCAGGAAGACCGGCGAGCCGTCGCCCCGGGCGATGACGAAGTCCTCGATCAGCTTGTTCTCGAACGTCGGCTCGCCGCGGATCAGGTCGACCACCACGGTCTCGCCCTCGTCCGGGGTGCGGAAGCGCAGCGCCCGGCCCTCGCCCGCCGGCAGCCCCCGGTCGCGGCAGAACCCGTCGTAGCCGCGGTGCTGCGAGCCGGTACGCGCCTGCACGTCCTCGCGGGTGCAGTCGCAGTAGTAGGCCCGGCCGGCCTCGTAGAGGCGCTGTGCGGCGGCCCGGTGCTCGCCCGCGTAGGAGGACTGGAAGTAGGGGCCCTCGTAGCTGCCGCGCGCGATGCCGATCCAGTCGAGCGCGGAGAGGATGCCCTCGGTCCACTCGGGCCGGTTGCGGGCCGCGTCGGTGTCCTCGACGCGGAGCACGAACACTCCGCCCTGCTGCTTGGCGAAGATCCAGTTCTGCAGGGCCGAGCGGGCGCCGCCGACGTGGAACATTCCGGTCGGGGAGGGGGCGAAGCGTACACGTACCGTCACGTCCCCCAGCCTACGGCGGGCCGCGACCGCTTTCCGGCAGGGGTCCGGTCAGGGCACCGCCTTGATCTTCACGACCAGGGCGCTGCCGACCAGGGTGACCACCGCGGTGGCCGCGTAGAGCGTGGGGTATCCGCCCAGGTGGACCACGATCGGGGCGGAGAGCGCCGGCCCGAGCACCTGCGGCGCGGAGTTGGCGATGTTGATCACGCCCAGGTCCTTGGCCCGGTCGGTGGCGGCGGGCAGCACCTGGGTGATCAACGCGGCGTCCACCGCCAGGTAGACCCCGTAGCCGGCGCCGAGCAGCAGCGCGGCCACGATCGCCATCGGCCAGACCGGCGCGACCGCGAGCAGCGTCGCCGCCACCGCCATGATCAACCCGGAGACGATCACGAACACCTTGCGCCGGCCGGAGCGGTCGGAGATCCGCCCGGCGACCACCGCGGTCAGCATCATGCCCAGCGTGTAGAGCAGGATCAGCACCAACAGCGAGCCCTCGGGGTCGGCCACCCGCACCCCGTCGGTGAGGAAGTAGAGCAGGTAGAGCGTGCCGAGCGCGTTGCCCAACTGCACCAGGAACCGGGTGAACCAGGCCCAGGCGAAGTCGGGGTGGCGGCGCGGGCTGATCCACATCGAGGCGAGCAGGGCGCGCGCCCGCAGCGGCGACCGGTGCTCCCGGGGCAGCGGATCGTCCTGGGTGAGCAGCGCGAACGGCAGCGACAGCAGCAGCACGGCGAGCGCGATCGCCGCGTACCCGGCGGCGTTGCCGGTGACCACGGCGGTGACCAGCACCGCGCCGAGCACCAGGCCGAGCGCCTGCGGGATGCCCACCCAGCCGGAGACGCCGCCGCGCTGGGCCACCGGGACCCGGTCCGGGATCGCGGCGGTGAGGCTGGCCAGCATCGCGTTGAAGCAGACCTGCGCGGCCACCCAGGCCACCGCCACCCCGGCGACGGTGTCCTGCCGGGCCAGCAGCACCAGGGCGAGCGCGCCGACCACCGCGCCGGTCGCGGTCCAGACGTGCCGGCGGCCGAAGTGCCGGTTGGCCAGCCGCAGCGAGGTACGGTCCGACAGCGCGCCCGCGAGCGGGTTGGCCAGCACCGCGGCGAGCGCGCCGAGGCCGGTCACCACCGCCAGCATGGCCTCCTTGTCGCCGGGCGAGATGCGTTCGATCTGCTGCGGCAGCAGCACCTGGATCGGGGTGAAGAACGCCATCCAGACGCCCAGGTTGGCCGCGAAGATCAGCGCGATCCAGCTCCGCCGCACCGGCACGGTCGGCTCGGCGAGCGCCGCCGGCAGCGAGGCCGGCGTCGGGTTCACCGTGGTCATCGCCGGATCAGATCCCGGAACCAGGTGTACGAGGACTTCGGGGTCCGCCGCTGGGTCGGGTAGTCGACGTGCACCAGGCCGAAGCGCTTGGTGAACCCCTCCGCCCACTCCCAGTTGTCCAGCAGCGACCAGACGAAGTACCCGGTGACCGGCACGCCCGCGCCGATCGCCTCGTGCACCGCGCGCACGTGCCCGTCCAGGTAGGCGATCCGCTCCGGGTCGTGCACCCGGCCGTCGGCGTCCGGCACGTCGTCGTAGGCGCATCCGCTCTCGGTGACCTGGATCGGCGGCAGCGCGTCGCGGTAGCGGTCGTGGAGCTGGCCGAGCAGCTCGCGCAGTCCGTCCGGGGCCACCGGCCAGTCGAACGCGGTGCGCGGGTAGCCGTCCAGCGGCACCATCTCGAACGGCAGCGGCGAGCCCTCCTCCGGCGCCCGGATGCCGGTCGGGTTGTAGTAGTTCACCCCGAGCACGTCGATCGGCGCGGCGATGACGTCGAGGTCCCCGTCCCGGACCACGGCCGGGTCGAAGCCGGGCGCGTCGGGGTAACCGCGACCGAGCAGCGGGTCGGTGAAGAGCCGGTTGTGCAGCGCGTCGTACGCCCGCGCGGCGACCCGGTCCGCGTCGGTGTCGCCGACCTGCCGCACCGGTGAGTAGTTGTTGGCGATCGCCACCTCGCTGGTGCTGCGCGCGCGCAGCGCGGCGACCGCGAGGCCGTGCCCGAGGAGCTGGTGGTGCGCCACCGGGAAGGAGTCGAAGAGCAGCATCCGGCCGGGCGCGTGGGTGCCGATGCCGTAGCCGAGGGTCATGTGGATGAACGGCTCGTTGAGCGTGATCCAGAGCTTCACCCGGTCGCCGAGGCGGGCCGCGGTCAGGTCGGCGTACTCGGCGAAGCGGGCGGCGGTGTCGCGGTTCAGCCAGCCGCCGGCGTCCTCCAGCGGCTGGGGCAGGTCCCAGTGGAAGAGCGTGGCGACCGGGTCGACGCCGGCGGCGAGCAGGCCGTCCACCAGCCGGTCGTAGAAGTCCAGCCCGGCGGCGTTGGCCGGGCCGGCGCCGCCGGGCTGCACCCGGGGCCAGGCGATCGAGAACCGGTACGCGGACACGCCCAGCCCGGCCGTCAGCGCGATGTCCTCGGCGTACCGGTGGCGGTGGTCGCAGGCCTCGTCACCGGTGCTGCCGTCGACGATCCGGCCCGGCTCGCGGGCGAACGTGTCCCAGATGGACGGCCCCCGGCCGTCGACGCCGGTCGCTC encodes:
- a CDS encoding copper resistance CopC family protein, with the translated sequence MGGRVAGTARAWLVVLGVAAGVSLMAPATPAAAHNSLTGSDPENGARVATAPKRIELRFLATPKEATTKVTVTGPDNVAAAGGAPTFAGKRVSVPFTPGAAGLYIVTYQLASDDGHPVKGEIRFTLTTGTPAESPSASATPTTAVPTPTAAPTGAAPTSASATPVAAADDDGGTGWWWAPVAVLVLAALAGGLMLRRRARRR
- a CDS encoding NADP-dependent oxidoreductase; translated protein: MAIDAYGPADGLTPHELPTPPVGPDTVLVRVRAAGVNPVDWKVRAGHLDGAFPSHFPLVPGWDAAGVVEAVGPAVAGFAVGDEVIGYVRRDDVQHGTYAELVPAPERCLADKPAQASWPEAAGLPLAGLTAYQALQLARTGAGDTVLVHGASGGVGHLAVQVARALGADRVIGTASEANHDFVRSLGAEPVAYGDGLADRVRAVAPDGVDVVLDLFGGDALDVSAELIGRPARLLSTADPEHVTRLGGSYVFVKPSTADLSVLAGLVDAGRLTVHVARTFPLAEAAEAQRLVEAGHVRGKVVLTI
- a CDS encoding PucR family transcriptional regulator; amino-acid sequence: MPVEVARPGPGRAHRVDPLVNACQAGAVSEPGGTETSATLRRIERAAGSLATASVARMDESLLWFRELPADQRSWVMLVAQAGVRSLVQWLRQGGGATDRTQEVSDEVFATAPQALARSISLQQTVALIKVTIEVVEEQVSELAVPGEEQSLREAVLRFSREIAFAAARVYARAAETRGSWDARLQALLVDALLRGDSPDVLASRAAALGWSDAPPVAVAVGRSPGGEVAAVLHTVYRQARRIGVEVIGGVHGDRLVIVLGGAADPLAATEKLRTAFGDGPVVVGPAVPSLDEATESARAALAGFRAAPAWPTAPCPVAAGELLPERALAGDAEARRRLRHDVYAALARAGGELLETLDAFFAAGGTLESAARALFVHPNTVRYRLKRISEVTGFSPLSPRDAFALQIALTVGRLDPVAPAVAPVPNQTAGAAGRKAAQSGDDRRRSL
- a CDS encoding acyl carrier protein → MTRDEITAGLAEILEEVAGVNPDDVAEGKSFTDDLDVDSLSMVEVVVAAEEKFGVKIPDNEVQNLKTVGDAVSYIEAQS
- a CDS encoding acyltransferase domain-containing protein translates to MLAVLSPGQGSQKPGFLNPWLDVAGVEARLRWWSALAGVDLIHLGTRADADEIKDTARTQPLLVAAALLAAEHLPMHDVALVAGHSVGELGAAALAGVLPAEAAVTLAGVRGREMAAACALEPTGMAAVLGGDPDEVLAALEAHGLYAANRNGAGQIVAAGSLAGLDKLAAEPPARARIIRLQVAGAFHTPYMAPAEAALAGVAAGVTVADPARILLSNLDGEPVGHGRETVQRLVRQVTAPVRWDLCMRALADLGVTGVIELPPAGTLAGLVKRELKGEGAPEIVTLNTPDDLPAARRLAARHGGPAAHPPVARFRVVVAPAAGVFTPVAELTEGAALHAGQVLGHVDGRQGPVEVTAHHTGPLTEWLAHHADPVAPGQPLVRIGGSH
- a CDS encoding GH1 family beta-glucosidase, with the protein product MSWEGELTTVPLPDFPAGFRWGVSTSAYQIEGATGVDGRGPSIWDTFAREPGRIVDGSTGDEACDHRHRYAEDIALTAGLGVSAYRFSIAWPRVQPGGAGPANAAGLDFYDRLVDGLLAAGVDPVATLFHWDLPQPLEDAGGWLNRDTAARFAEYADLTAARLGDRVKLWITLNEPFIHMTLGYGIGTHAPGRMLLFDSFPVAHHQLLGHGLAVAALRARSTSEVAIANNYSPVRQVGDTDADRVAARAYDALHNRLFTDPLLGRGYPDAPGFDPAVVRDGDLDVIAAPIDVLGVNYYNPTGIRAPEEGSPLPFEMVPLDGYPRTAFDWPVAPDGLRELLGQLHDRYRDALPPIQVTESGCAYDDVPDADGRVHDPERIAYLDGHVRAVHEAIGAGVPVTGYFVWSLLDNWEWAEGFTKRFGLVHVDYPTQRRTPKSSYTWFRDLIRR
- the gltX gene encoding glutamate--tRNA ligase; translation: MTVRVRFAPSPTGMFHVGGARSALQNWIFAKQQGGVFVLRVEDTDAARNRPEWTEGILSALDWIGIARGSYEGPYFQSSYAGEHRAAAQRLYEAGRAYYCDCTREDVQARTGSQHRGYDGFCRDRGLPAGEGRALRFRTPDEGETVVVDLIRGEPTFENKLIEDFVIARGDGSPVFLLANVVDDMTMGITHVIRAEEHLPNTPKQQLLWDALGVKPPIWAHVPVVVNEKRQKLSKRRDKVALEAYRDEGYLADAMRNYLMLLGWAPSGDREIVPWSVIEDEFRLDEVNPSPAFFDEKKLRAFNGEYIRALPVEDFVAACQPWLTGTDTIAPPPWQPADLDPAAFAAVAPLAQTRIAVLSEIVPNVDFLFLADPLIDEAAWAKAMKEGAADLLDAAIAAFESLESWDAESLKSTLEAVGAERGLKLGKAQAPVRVAVTGRTVGLPLFESLEVLGRERTLTRLRAARVRLV
- a CDS encoding MFS transporter, whose product is MTTVNPTPASLPAALAEPTVPVRRSWIALIFAANLGVWMAFFTPIQVLLPQQIERISPGDKEAMLAVVTGLGALAAVLANPLAGALSDRTSLRLANRHFGRRHVWTATGAVVGALALVLLARQDTVAGVAVAWVAAQVCFNAMLASLTAAIPDRVPVAQRGGVSGWVGIPQALGLVLGAVLVTAVVTGNAAGYAAIALAVLLLSLPFALLTQDDPLPREHRSPLRARALLASMWISPRRHPDFAWAWFTRFLVQLGNALGTLYLLYFLTDGVRVADPEGSLLVLILLYTLGMMLTAVVAGRISDRSGRRKVFVIVSGLIMAVAATLLAVAPVWPMAIVAALLLGAGYGVYLAVDAALITQVLPAATDRAKDLGVINIANSAPQVLGPALSAPIVVHLGGYPTLYAATAVVTLVGSALVVKIKAVP
- a CDS encoding beta-ketoacyl-ACP synthase III gives rise to the protein MVGSRIAAMGHYQPSRVVTNDELAQMVDTNDEWIRDRVGIVTRRIAGDETVADMAIAAAGKALANSGLTAADIDLVVVATCTSVDRSPNVACRVAAKLGINAPGAYDINTACSGFAYALGTVDHAVRAGAARNAIVIGAEKLSDFTDWTDRSTCIIFGDGAGAAVVTATADDEPAGIGPVVWGSAPEKSDAVRIEGWQPYIAQEGQSVFRWATTSLAPLALQACERAGVQPSELAAFVPHQANGRIIDGIAKRLNIPDAIIAKDIVESGNTSAASIPLALSKLVERREVPSGAPVLLFGFGGGLTYAGQVVRCP